In Phoenix dactylifera cultivar Barhee BC4 chromosome 11, palm_55x_up_171113_PBpolish2nd_filt_p, whole genome shotgun sequence, the following are encoded in one genomic region:
- the LOC103697619 gene encoding putative ABC transporter C family member 15 → MEVVKEYFDMVAFSLLVSWITLEFVRLRKAFPEGGVVGEGSAGRRYRVLDWVIALCNILISIIYLGFCIHETWKLKTVPPLGLVFAAMCWILVTLFAAYCKLKRVGGSHSWPLVLVSWWVFSCLLKFFTISIYLFNHWSKVPLPLTFPAANTTDFACFPLSVVLCFGALFMNTSERNLELKQPLLLEVESETCRDNFSSAGFWSLLMFQWLNPVLAKGRSERLELHHVPVVPQSETSEKAYSLLQESLRRQKPECSPLPRAIIDAVWKPLAINALFAGLNTASSYLGPFLITSFVEFLNGKDSTIGYGSGYILACCFFFAKTLESLSQRQWYFGARQIGIRVRAALMVSIYKKSLMMKYSGTSTGKIINFLDVDVERIGDFFWYIHGIWLLPFQVFLALIILYRNLGAAASLSALLMTILVMVSNTPLANSQERLHSKIMEAKDLRIKATAETLKCMRILKLHSWENAYLNKLLKLRGEERSWLRRYLYTCSAIAFLFWTSPMLVSVVAFGVCILVKTPLTAGTVLSALATFRILQEPIYNLPELVSMIIQTKVSINRIQDFIKEEQQKPSRPNYIEQASDVAIEIEPGEYTWEADSSSKRPTLKIDKKITITRGAKVAVCGSVGSGKSSFLCSIIGEIPRISGAGIEVFGSRAYVPQSAWIQTGTIKENVLFGKEMDRSFYEEVLQGCALDRDIGLWADGDLTMVGERGINLSGGQKQRIQLARAIYSNSDVYLLDDPFSAVDAHTGAHLFKECLMGLLSNKTIIYATHQLEFLDAADLILVMQDGKIVQSGKYEDLIADTDGELVRQMTAHNHSLIQVAPPKEHGLPIVKRHKVKQMEVKEVKHDNSKRNLEISEGMHEEERETGRVKWHVYRTFVTLAYKGALVPVILFCQVLFQGLQMGSNYWIAWATEKEDQVSREKLIGIFVLLSGGSSAFVLGRAVLLATIAIETAQQLFLGMTKSIFRAPMFFFDTTPSSRILNRSSTDQSTVDTDIPYRLAGLIFALVQLLLIIVLMSQVAWPVFILFIIILAISMWYQNYYISAARELARMVGIRKAPILHHFSESIAGAATIRCFNQEDRFFARNLSLIDDYSRITFHNSATMEWLCVRINFLFNLVFFLVLIILVTMPRNAIDPSLAGLAATYGLNLNVLQAWVIWNLCNVENKMICVERILQFSNIPSEAPLEIENCRPEEEWPSHGRIQLDNLHVRYNAELPMILKGISCTFPGEKKIGVVGRTGGGKSTLIQVLFRVVEPSAGRIMIDGVDICQLGLHDLRSRLSIIPQEPTLFQGTVRANLDPLQQHSDSEIWDALRKCRLEEIVKQDQRLLEAPVAEDGENWSVGQRQLICLARVLPKKTRILVLDEATASVDTATDNFIQKTIREETGNCTVITVAHRIPTVIDSDLVLVLDAGRILEFDSPDVLLKDESSAFSKLVLEFFRRSRSNHDSEFT, encoded by the exons ATGGAGGTGGTCAAGGAGTACTTCGACATGGTAGCTTTTTCACTTTTAGTGAGTTGGATTACACTGGAGTTTGTGAGATTGAGGAAGGCCTTTCCTGAGGGTGGAGTGGTTGGAGAAGGATCAGCAGGAAGAAGGTATAGGGTTTTAGATTGGGTTATAGCTCTCTGCAACATCTTGATCTCCATCATCTATCTGGGATTTTGTATTCATGAGACTTGGAAGCTGAAGACCGTCCCGCCTTTGGGACTTGTTTTCGCTGCAATGTGCTGGATTCTGGTAACTTTGTTTGCAGCTTATTGCAAGCTAAAGAGAGTGGGAGGGAGCCATAGTTGGCCTTTAGTCCTTGTTTCGTGGTGGGTGTTTTCTTGCCTGCTAAAATTCTTCACCATCTCTATATATCTTTTCAACCATTGGAGCAAAGTACCATTGCCACTAACCTTTCCAGCTGCAAACACCACTGACTTCGCTTGCTTCCCGTTATCTGTTGTCCTCTGTTTCGGTGCTCTTTTCATGAATACCTCAGAACGTAATCTGGAACTCAAACAACCTCTGCTGCTGGAAGTAGAGAGTGAGACTTGCAGGGATAATTTCTCCAGTGCTGGGTTCTGGAGCCTTCTTATGTTTCAATGGTTGAATCCGGTCCTTGCGAAGGGTCGATCTGAAAGGCTCGAGCTTCACCATGTTCCAGTAGTTCCTCAATCAGAGACTTCGGAGAAAGCTTATTCCTTGCTGCAAGAATCGCTCCGCAGACAGAAGCCTGAGTGCTCACCATTGCCCAGAGCAATCATTGATGCTGTTTGGAAGCCTTTGGCTATTAATGCACTCTTTGCTG GCCTCAACACTGCTTCCTCCTATCTGGGTCCATTCCTCATTACCAGCTTCGTGGAATTTCTCAATGGGAAGGATTCCACCATTGGATATGGCTCTGGATACATTCTCGCTTGCTGCTTCTTCTTTGCAAAGACTCTGGAATCCCTGTCTCAGCGGCAGTGGTACTTTGGTGCACGCCAAATTGGCATCCGAGTCCGAGCAGCACTCATGGTGTCCATTTACAAGAAGTCTCTTATGATGAAGTACTCAGGCACGAGCACGGGTAAGATCATAAATTTCCTCGATGTGGACGTGGAAAGGATTGGAGACTTCTTCTGGTACATCCATGGCATATGGTTGCTCCCATTCCAGGTCTTTCTGGCTTTAATCATTCTATACAGAAACCTTGGTGCAGCAGCCTCACTCTCGGCACTTCTCATGACAATTCTAGTAATGGTGAGCAACACTCCGCTGGCCAACTCTCAGGAGAGGCTCCACTCTAAGATTATGGAAGCAAAGGACTTGAGAATCAAAGCGACAGCAGAGACATTAAAATGTATGAGGATTTTAAAACTGCACTCTTGGGAGAATGCCTACCTGAACAAGTTACTGAAACTGAGAGGTGAGGAGAGGAGCTGGTTGAGGAGATATCTTTATACATGCTCAGCCATTGCCTTCCTCTTCTGGACCTCTCCTATGCTAGTTTCGGTCGTCGCCTTTGGTGTCTGCATTTTGGTGAAGACACCACTGACTGCTGGCACAGTTCTCTCAGCTCTTGCCACCTTTAGAATCCTCCAAGAGCCAATCTACAATCTCCCAGAGCTTGTCTCTATGATCATACAAACAAAGGTCTCCATCAACAGAATCcaagatttcataaaagaagagCAACAGAAACCTTCAAGGCCAAACTACATCGAACAAGCCTCAGATGTTGCAATAGAGATTGAGCCTGGGGAGTACACTTGGGAAGCTGATTCGAGTTCCAAAAGGCCCACCCTCAAGATTGATAAGAAGATTACAATCACAAGGGGAGCAAAAGTTGCTGTGTGTGGCTCGGTTGGATCGGGAAAATCGAGCTTCCTGTGCAGTATAATTGGAGAAATTCCAAGAATTAGTGGTGCAGGAATTGAAGTATTTGGATCAAGAGCTTATGTGCCACAGAGTGCTTGGATTCAGACAGGAACTATCAAAGAGAATGTGCTTTTTGGGAAGGAGATGGACAGAAGCTTTTATGAAGAAGTGTTGCAGGGTTGTGCTTTGGATAGGGATATTGGACTGTGGGCTGATGGAGACTTGACCATGGTAGGAGAGAGGGGGATTAATTTGAGTGGGGGACAGAAGCAGAGGATTCAATTGGCAAGAGCTATCTATAGCAATTCAGATGTTTACTTGTTGGATGATCCTTTCAGTGCTGTAGATGCCCACACTGGTGCACATCTCTTCAAG GAATGTCTGATGGGTTTATTGTCCAATAAGACCATCATCTACGCCACCCATCAACTGGAATTTTTAGATGCTGCGGACCTTATTCTG GTAATGCAAGATGGAAAGATCGTTCAATCTGGAAAATATGAAGATCTGATTGCAGACACAGATGGGGAGCTGGTACGGCAAATGACAGCACATAACCATTCACTGATCCAAGTGGCACCACCCAAAGAGCATGGTTTGCCGATTGTTAAAAGACATAAGGTGAAGCAAATGGAAGTAAAAGAAGTAAAACATGACAATTCTAAGAGGAACTTAGAGATTTCAGAAGGAATGcatgaagaagaaagggagacTGGAAGAGTGAAGTGGCATGTTTACCGCACCTTTGTCACTTTGGCATATAAAGGAGCTCTTGTTCCAGTTATACTGTTCTGCCAAGTTCTCTTCCAAGGGTTACAGATGGGCAGCAACTACTGGATTGCCTGGGCAACTGAGAAGGAAGATCAAGTTAGTAGAGAGAAATTAATAGGAATTTTTGTTCTACTCTCTGGGGGCAGCTCTGCGTTTGTCCTGGGAAGGGCAGTTTTACTAGCAACAATTGCAATTGAAACAGCTCAGCAGCTATTTCTtggcatgacaaaaagcattTTTCGAGCACCGATGTTCTTTTTTGACACAACACCTTCCAGTCGAATCCTTAACAGG TCTTCTACAGATCAAAGCACAGTGGACACAGATATTCCTTACAGGCTAGCTGGACTAATATTTGCACTAGTTCAGCTCCTTCTCATCATTGTTCTTATGTCACAAGTTGCATGGCCAGTGTTCATTCTCTTCATCATCATACTAGCAATCTCCATGTGGTATCAG AATTACTATATCAGTGCTGCTAGAGAATTAGCTAGAATGGTTGGGATTAGAAAAGCTCCAATTCTCCACCATTTCTCAGAGTCCATTGCTGGAGCTGCAACTATCCGCTGCTTCAATCAGGAGGACCGCTTTTTCGCGAGGAACCTCAGCTTGATCGATGACTATTCTCGCATTACCTTTCACAATTCTGCAACCATGGAATGGCTGTGTGTTCGCATTAATTTCCTGTTCAACCTTGTCTTCTTCCTTGTACTGATCATCTTAGTGACAATGCCAAGGAATGCTATCGATCCCA GCCTTGCAGGACTTGCTGCTACCTACGGTCTAAATTTAAATGTACTGCAGGCTTGGGTCATATGGAATCTCTGCAATGTAGAGAACAAGATGATCTGCGTAGAAAGAATTCTGCAGTTTTCCAACATACCAAGTGAGGCCCCTCTGGAAATAGAGAACTGCAGACCAGAAGAAGAGTGGCCAAGCCATGGAAGAATTCAGCTAGATAACCTCCATGTTCGGTATAATGCTGAGCTTCCTATGATCCTCAAAGGAATCAGCTGCACTTTCCCAGGAGAGAAGAAAATAGGAGTTGTTGGCAGGACAGGGGGTGGGAAATCTACACTCATCCAAGTTCTTTTCAGAGTGGTAGAGCCATCAGCAGGAAGGATAATGATCGACGGAGTAGACATTTGTCAACTGGGTCTGCATGATTTGAGATCTAGATTGAGCATAATACCACAAGAGCCAACACTTTTTCAAGGAACTGTGAGAGCAAATTTGGATCCTTTGCAGCAGCATTCAGATTCAGAAATTTGGGAT GCTCTACGTAAGTGTCGTCTTGAGGAGATAGTAAAGCAAGACCAGAGGCTGCTTGAAGCACCAG TTGCAGAAGATGGCGAGAATTGGAGCGTGGGGCAGAGACAACTGATTTGCCTGGCGAGAGTGTTGCCAAAGAAGACGAGGATTCTTGTGTTGGATGAAGCTACAGCTTCAGTAGACACTGCAACTGATAACTTCATCCAGAAGACCATAAGAGAAGAAACGGGCAACTGCACGGTCATCACAGTGGCACACCGAATACCTACAGTCATTGATAGCGACTTGGTTCTCGTACTTGATGCAG GAAGAATTTTGGAGTTTGATTCTCCTGACGTTCTTCTTAAAGATGAATCGTCAGCCTTCTCAAAGCTGGTGTTGGAGTTCTTTAGGAGGTCAAGGAGCAATCATGACTCAGAATTCACTTGA